The Mytilus trossulus isolate FHL-02 chromosome 13, PNRI_Mtr1.1.1.hap1, whole genome shotgun sequence genome has a segment encoding these proteins:
- the LOC134694367 gene encoding perlucin-like gives MSCYKMIRTFATWAEATIYCRAMGSELANLETAVEDHFVHGMLQNLGGSYDPPKFWLGGNDIVTENEWMWAKTHTKFTYTNWASGQPDNGQGENCLELSKNVGWNWNDETCEHRKYFICERPSEEIDGGEIIG, from the exons ATGTCTTGTTACAAAATGATCAGAACATTTGCAACATGGGCTGAAGCAACC atatactGCAGAGCAATGGGATCAGAACTGGCAAATTTAGAGACAGCAGTAGAGGATCATTTCGTACATGGAATGTTACAAAACCTGGGAG GTAGTTATGATCCACCGAAGTTTTGGCTTGGTGGAAACGATATTGTAACTGAGAATGAATGGATGTGGGCTAAAACTCATACCAAATTTACCTACACAAACTGGGCATCAGGTCAACCTGACAATGGACAAGGAGAAAACTGCTTAGAACTTTCCAAGAATGTGGGTTGGAACTGGAATGATGAAACCTGtgaacacagaaaatattttatatgtgaaAGACC